A single window of Rhipicephalus microplus isolate Deutch F79 chromosome 5, USDA_Rmic, whole genome shotgun sequence DNA harbors:
- the LOC142817517 gene encoding acidic mammalian chitinase-like: MHDNTFVTQGFRQAAELKGVYTHLKVLLALGGGPDERDTFQFSSVTGLLNRTRAFADKAYWWLVNRGFDGLHLDWRQPGGHCGSPGDKQNFLVLIETLRERFGLRYVLTVGVPYQEEYRHRGYHLPGIADQADFLLATTHGFHDASEKYAQCPSPYTTPNSPTMHDVMRALKYEVPREHRQRLCFSVSLMGHRWTLRSSGSFHAGSAASRAGPAAGDSQARGVLEYPLVCQYLLRDSVDPDGMCSYAVRFRDWVAYEGVQSLPIKLSRMRRDMGTPGLCVAVWDLAFDDFRGDCGNSRSPLLRAIHRALSSRKVFVIPKGAAAGKRP; the protein is encoded by the exons ATGCACGACAACACATTTGTGA CGCAGGGCTTCCGGCAGGCTGCGGAGCTGAAGGGCGTCTACACGCACCTGAAGGTGCTCCTGGCGCTGGGCGGCGGGCCGGACGAGCGGGACACCTTTCAGTTTTCCAGCGTGACCGGCCTCCTGAACAGGACGCGCGCTTTCGCCGACAAGGCCTACTGGTGGCTCGTCAACCGGGGATTCGACGGCCTCCACCTAGACTGGCGGCAGCCTGGTGGTCACTGCGGATCTCCGGGCGACAAGCAGAACTTCCTCGTGTTAATCGAGACACTGCGCGAGCGTTTCGGGCTTCGCTACGTCCTCACCGTCGGAGTGCCGTACCAG GAGGAATATCGCCACCGCGGTTATCACCTGCCTGGAATAGCTGACCAGGCTGATTTCCTGCTGGCCACCACGCACGGCTTCCACGACGCCAGCGAGAAGTACGCGCAATGTCCCAGCCCGTACACCACGCC GAACAGCCCCACGATGCATGACGTTATGCGTGCGCTAAAGTACGAAGTGCCGCGCGAGCACCGCCAACGGCTGTGCTTCAGCGTCTCGCTCATGGGCCACCGGTGGACGCTCCGCTCGTCGGGCTCCTTCCACGCGGGCAGCGCCGCCAGCCGAGCGGGCCCGGCCGCCGGGGACAGCCAGGCCCGAGGCGTGCTCGAGTACCCGCTCGTGTGCCAGTACCTGCTGCGCGACAGCGTCGACCCGGACGGCATGTGTAGCTACGCTGTGCGCTTCCGCGACTGGGTCGCCTACGAGGGCGTTCAGTCACTTCCGATCAAGCTGTCGCGCATGCGCAGGGACATGGGCACGCCGGGCCTATGCGTCGCCGTCTGGGACCTTGCGTTCGACGACTTTCGAGGCGACTGCGGCAACTCGCGGTCGCCCTTACTCCGGGCCATACACAGGGCGCTCAGCTCGAGAAAGGTCTTCGTCATTCCGAAAGGCGCCGCCGCCGGCAAACGACCGTAG